The following proteins are co-located in the Pyxicephalus adspersus chromosome Z, UCB_Pads_2.0, whole genome shotgun sequence genome:
- the LOC140343916 gene encoding alpha-soluble NSF attachment protein-like codes for MDNSGKEKEAMQLLAEAEKKVKSSQSFFSGLFGGSSKVEEACDLYARAANMFKMVKNWSAAGNAFCQAAQLHLQVQSKHDAATNFVDAGNAFKKSDPQEAINCLLRAIEIYTDMGRFTIAAKHHISIAEIYESELVDIEKVWCCFAFTYRFVHNAIVHLYCHVAVSLVIFFLSQKLLEAHEEQNVDNYTDAVKEYDSISRLDQWMTTMLLRIKKTVKGEEEDLR; via the exons ATGGATAACTCCGGGAAAGAGAAGGAGGCCATGCAGCTGCTGGCTGAGGCCGAGAAGAAAGTCAAGTCCTCCCAGTCCTTCTTCTCCGGCCTGTTTGG TGGCTCATCCAAGGTAGAAGAAGCTTGTGATCTCTACGCCCGAGCAGCTAATATGTTTAAAATGGTGAAGAACTGGAGTG CTGCGGGTAATGCTTTCTGTCAAGCTGCCCAGCTTCATCTACAGGTTCAGAGCAAGCATGATGCTGCAACAAACTTTGTGGATGCTGGCAATGCCTTTAAAAAGTCTGATCCTCAAG AGGCCATCAACTGCCTGCTTCGAGCAATTGAGATCTACACTGATATg GGAAGATTCACTATTGCAGCCAAACATCACATATCCATTGCTGAAATATACGAGTCTGAGCTGGTGGACATAGAAAAGGTGTGGTGTTGCTTTGCCTT cacgTACAGATTTGTGCACAATGCGATTGTTCAc ctttactgcCATGTGGCTGTgagtttagtaatattttttctttcacagaaaCTTCTTGAGGCTCATGAAGAACAAAATGTGGACAACTATACAGATGCA GTAAAAGAATATGATTCTATCTCCCGTTTGGACCAGTGGATGACTACAATGCTACTCCGCATCAAGAAGACCGTCAAAGGAGAAGAGGAAGACTTGCGCTAA